The following coding sequences lie in one Yoonia sp. G8-12 genomic window:
- the yghU gene encoding glutathione-dependent disulfide-bond oxidoreductase — MSDTTAYTPPKVWTWDAESGGKFANINRPISGPTHDKDLPVGKHPLQLHSLATPNGVKVTVMLEELLAAGHAAEYDAWLINIQEGDQFSSGFVDVNPNSKIPALFDKDTGVRVFESGAILLYLAEKYGAFLPKNVVDRTETLNWLFWLQGSAPYLGGGFGHFYAYAPEKFEYPINRFTMEAKRQLDVLNQRLEDYEYLGGDDYSIADMATAPWYGALVKGLVYDAAEFLDVASYEHVNRWADTVMNRPAYLRGKMVNRAWGEPSEQLRERHDAADFDTRTWDKIGDDKE; from the coding sequence ATGTCCGACACTACCGCCTACACCCCGCCGAAAGTATGGACCTGGGACGCCGAAAGCGGCGGTAAGTTTGCCAATATCAATCGCCCCATCTCGGGGCCGACCCATGACAAGGATCTGCCTGTCGGCAAGCACCCTTTGCAACTGCACTCACTGGCCACGCCCAATGGCGTGAAGGTCACGGTGATGCTCGAAGAGCTGCTCGCGGCAGGCCATGCCGCCGAATACGACGCATGGCTGATCAACATACAGGAAGGCGATCAATTCAGCAGTGGCTTTGTCGATGTGAACCCCAATTCCAAGATCCCTGCCCTGTTTGACAAAGACACCGGTGTGCGGGTCTTTGAAAGCGGCGCGATCCTGCTTTATCTGGCTGAAAAATATGGCGCGTTCCTGCCCAAGAACGTGGTGGACCGCACCGAAACGCTCAACTGGCTGTTCTGGCTGCAAGGCTCCGCACCCTATCTGGGTGGCGGTTTCGGCCACTTCTACGCCTATGCGCCCGAAAAATTCGAATACCCCATCAACCGTTTCACGATGGAGGCCAAGCGCCAGCTGGATGTGTTGAACCAAAGGCTTGAGGATTATGAGTATCTGGGCGGTGATGACTACTCGATCGCCGATATGGCAACGGCGCCGTGGTATGGTGCGCTGGTCAAGGGGCTTGTCTATGACGCGGCTGAATTCCTTGATGTGGCATCTTATGAACACGTCAACCGCTGGGCGGATACAGTCATGAACCGCCCCGCGTATCTGCGCGGCAAGATGGTCAACCGCGCATGGGGTGAACCGTCCGAGCAGTTGCGCGAACGCCATGATGCGGCGGATTTTGACACCCGGACGTGGGACAAGATCGGCGACGATAAAGAATAA